The following are from one region of the Rhizobacter sp. AJA081-3 genome:
- a CDS encoding DoxX family protein — protein MKTYPFISLPASLVVMRVAVAALFMAHAVVRIVNGSIPGFGAFLEKLGFPSGVVVVWAITAVEIAAGTLMAIGWRARWMASALFVIVAVGIVLIHRHFGWFVGEHGTGGSEYSVSLMVSLLVIAAADRPAASPHSERTNHASVVGGR, from the coding sequence ATGAAAACCTATCCCTTCATCTCGTTGCCCGCGTCGCTCGTCGTGATGCGCGTGGCCGTCGCGGCCTTGTTCATGGCCCATGCCGTGGTGCGGATTGTCAATGGCTCGATCCCCGGCTTCGGGGCGTTTCTCGAGAAGCTCGGCTTCCCGTCCGGCGTCGTGGTGGTGTGGGCCATCACGGCCGTCGAGATCGCCGCTGGCACCTTGATGGCGATCGGCTGGCGGGCTCGCTGGATGGCCAGCGCCCTGTTCGTCATCGTCGCCGTGGGCATCGTGCTGATCCACCGCCACTTCGGGTGGTTCGTGGGCGAGCACGGCACCGGTGGCAGCGAATACAGCGTGTCGCTGATGGTGTCCTTGCTGGTGATCGCCGCGGCAGACAGGCCTGCGGCCTCACCCCACTCGGAGCGAACAAACCATGCATCTGTTGTTGGTGGAAGATGA
- a CDS encoding DUF6502 family protein: MASKVELVLKAFVAANRPLVRLLIGRGATFPVVAEQLRQLFVEEAVAEIQRRGGKPTSSAVSLLSGVHRKDLRAREPGGAKAAHSPAAEHAAPASLGLIGQVVGRWMSDPKFLDGATPRMLQRGSEPGSFDELVQGVSTDVGPRAVLEEMLRLDVVRVEDEHIVLDTLGMVPRGDFAAMSEALGLNLHDHAAAACANLIDGRNLLEQAMYVDEISPESAHLLHEAASRAWRPVLARVLRLADKRVAHDAAKEVEARRQARVRFGVYFYAEDGKDKEPE; this comes from the coding sequence ATGGCGTCGAAGGTCGAACTCGTGCTCAAGGCATTCGTTGCGGCGAACAGGCCGCTGGTGCGGCTGCTCATCGGCCGCGGGGCCACCTTCCCGGTGGTCGCCGAGCAACTGCGCCAGCTGTTCGTGGAGGAAGCGGTCGCCGAGATCCAGCGCCGCGGCGGCAAGCCCACGAGCAGTGCGGTGTCGCTCCTCAGCGGCGTGCACCGCAAGGACCTGCGCGCGCGAGAACCCGGCGGGGCGAAGGCTGCGCACTCGCCGGCCGCAGAGCATGCCGCCCCCGCCTCGCTCGGGCTGATCGGGCAAGTCGTCGGGCGCTGGATGAGCGATCCGAAGTTCCTGGACGGCGCGACGCCGCGCATGCTGCAGCGAGGCAGCGAGCCGGGAAGTTTCGACGAGCTCGTTCAGGGCGTCAGCACCGATGTCGGGCCGCGCGCCGTGCTCGAGGAGATGCTGCGCCTGGACGTCGTGCGCGTGGAGGACGAGCACATCGTGCTGGACACCCTGGGCATGGTGCCGCGAGGCGATTTCGCGGCCATGTCCGAGGCGCTGGGGCTGAACCTTCACGATCACGCCGCCGCGGCCTGCGCCAACCTGATCGACGGGCGGAACCTGCTGGAGCAGGCCATGTACGTGGACGAGATATCGCCCGAGTCCGCACACCTGCTGCACGAGGCGGCCAGCCGCGCCTGGCGCCCGGTGCTCGCCCGCGTTCTGCGGCTGGCGGACAAGCGCGTCGCACACGACGCGGCCAAGGAAGTCGAGGCGCGGCGGCAAGCACGCGTTCGGTTCGGCGTGTATTTCTACGCCGAGGATGGCAAGGACAAGGAGCCAGAATGA
- a CDS encoding NAD(P)-dependent alcohol dehydrogenase — protein sequence MRAVVCREFGGPEVLDFCERPIPQPQADEILVKVRATTVNSADWRLRSMSLPPGFGPLGRLAFGFTRPRNPVLGSELAGDVVAVGSRVSAFKPGDPVFAFTGSGLGCHAEYRCLPAHGGVALKPPDLSYAQAAALCFGGATMLDFYGRAALRAGERVLVNGATGTVGTAAVQLARHFGAHVTAVCRQERADLVSSLGARRVIDRSSQDFAAGSTAYDVIVDTAGTAPFSRCAPVLAPRGRLLLVLASLAEMLRSPWNTLRSGKRVIAGPAAERAEYVHRLRDLACARHFLPVIDRTYPFDEIRAAHEHVDRGHKAGSVVVEMGRG from the coding sequence ATGAGGGCCGTGGTCTGCAGGGAGTTCGGTGGGCCCGAGGTGCTGGACTTCTGCGAACGGCCGATTCCGCAGCCGCAAGCCGACGAGATCCTGGTGAAGGTCCGCGCCACGACGGTCAACTCGGCGGACTGGCGCCTTCGCTCCATGAGCCTGCCGCCCGGATTCGGGCCGCTCGGCCGGCTCGCGTTCGGGTTCACGCGGCCGAGGAATCCGGTGCTCGGCTCGGAGCTCGCTGGCGACGTCGTGGCCGTCGGGTCGCGCGTGTCCGCGTTCAAGCCGGGCGACCCGGTCTTCGCCTTCACCGGCTCGGGCCTGGGCTGTCACGCCGAATACAGGTGTCTGCCTGCCCACGGTGGCGTGGCGCTGAAGCCGCCGGATCTCAGCTATGCGCAAGCCGCCGCGCTGTGCTTCGGCGGCGCCACCATGCTGGACTTCTATGGCCGCGCTGCACTCAGGGCCGGAGAACGGGTGCTGGTCAACGGTGCCACCGGCACCGTCGGCACGGCGGCAGTGCAACTGGCCAGGCACTTCGGCGCCCACGTGACTGCGGTGTGCCGCCAGGAACGCGCCGATCTCGTCTCGTCGCTCGGTGCGCGTCGGGTGATCGACCGCTCGTCGCAGGACTTCGCAGCAGGCAGCACCGCTTACGACGTCATCGTCGATACCGCGGGGACCGCCCCGTTCTCGCGCTGTGCGCCCGTGCTCGCGCCTCGCGGCCGGCTGCTGCTCGTGCTGGCCAGCCTCGCGGAGATGCTGCGCAGCCCCTGGAACACCCTGCGCAGCGGCAAGCGCGTCATCGCCGGCCCTGCCGCGGAGCGCGCCGAGTACGTGCATCGGCTGCGCGACCTGGCGTGTGCCAGGCACTTCCTGCCGGTCATCGACCGGACGTATCCGTTCGATGAGATCCGCGCCGCGCACGAGCATGTCGACCGCGGGCACAAGGCCGGCAGCGTGGTGGTGGAGATGGGCCGAGGTTGA
- a CDS encoding response regulator transcription factor, whose product MRLVLIDREPLFGVGLAHVLSRSSPADELRVYTSTSAWLQDPQHGCAKTDVVMVDAHALDAGGPAVLASIAQRFPTAVRVVIVRNHGDWSQRMLVHAGVAGVIHRALPADVFVARLRELVRAHGGPHGAMHEDAGRLLSITPRQHEVLSLIALGEPNKRIADALSIAERTVKLHVTALFDNLGARNRTQAVIKAHQRGLLLQNTDESGAPETRHLHLSTNHNAGPVS is encoded by the coding sequence ATGCGCCTGGTGCTGATCGATCGCGAACCCTTGTTCGGCGTCGGCCTGGCGCATGTCTTGTCGAGAAGTTCGCCTGCCGACGAACTGCGCGTCTACACCTCGACGAGTGCCTGGCTGCAAGACCCTCAGCACGGCTGCGCGAAGACCGATGTGGTGATGGTCGATGCCCATGCGCTCGACGCCGGCGGTCCAGCGGTGCTGGCATCGATCGCGCAGCGATTTCCGACGGCCGTGCGTGTGGTGATCGTCCGAAATCATGGCGATTGGAGCCAGAGGATGCTCGTGCACGCGGGTGTTGCCGGCGTGATCCATCGTGCGCTGCCGGCGGACGTCTTCGTGGCCCGGCTCCGAGAGCTGGTCAGGGCCCATGGCGGACCGCATGGCGCGATGCACGAGGATGCTGGCCGGCTCCTGTCGATCACGCCCAGGCAGCACGAGGTGCTGTCGCTGATCGCGCTTGGCGAACCGAACAAGCGCATCGCCGATGCGCTGAGCATCGCCGAGCGCACCGTCAAGCTGCACGTGACGGCGCTGTTCGACAATCTGGGCGCCCGCAACCGCACGCAGGCGGTGATCAAGGCTCACCAGCGAGGCTTGCTCCTCCAGAATACGGATGAGAGCGGGGCGCCTGAAACGCGCCATCTCCATCTGTCGACGAACCACAACGCAGGACCTGTTTCATGA